CACTACTGTGTAGTCCTGTGCACTACAGATACCCTCCAAGCATTAGGAATTTCAGAAAGCCATCTTGTATTTATTCAGGTCACTGTGGCATTCTGGAAGTCAATCCAGCTTCCCAGCAGTATTTAGAAATTCACTGAACCTTCACATACAGCTGTGCCAGTAGCTTAAGCACAGTTGTGTCTGCCCCCATAGACTGTTTAACCAAAGCACCTCTCAGCATTCAGCTGCTCCAAAGCCCTTGCTCTTATTCCCTAAGAAAATCCTTCTGTGAAGGATACTTTACTCCCCACTTAGAGCACAGCTTTTCCCCCTTTGTTACAGATTGCTCCTTGGCCATATCCCAGCATCTCCCCATGAGACTGCACCTGCTTTAGAACTGCATTTCAGCCTGGCTGAGATGCTTGGACTGACTACCAGTCATGGCTGAACAGGCCTCCCTGCACAGCCTGAGCTGTGCCTTTCAATGCTGGAGGTTCAAGTGGTTTCCAGTCCATCACAGCAAAATCAAGTCAATTTTTCTGCTGAAGCCAGGTATTCCTGCCATGAGACACCTGCCACAAACAGTGCCAAGACACCTGAACACCCACACTCCCTCTCAGTTCTTATCCCAAACTCCTTTAGAGGAAAGCTGGAACTGTTTATACTACCCAGAGGGGCTCAGATTTCGATTGTTGCCTTCCACCTCATCCTGCACCCCAtcccagaaggaaagcagccatGAGAGCAGCAAAGACTCTCTGTGCTCTATCCTAGCACATTACCTGCCATCACAAAGGCACTTTACATCAACCCTAACACGCTGACGAGTGTGCTGCCACACACAGCTGTCACCCTGACTTACCTGAGAGATCAGAGGGATGATGGTCTTCCCAGCATGGCCACCAATAACCGGAACAGTTACTCGAGCTGGATCCAAGCCCTAAAGGAAACATGAAACTTTCCAGCTTCTGAAGCACACAGGCAAGAAAAACAATTGAAAACACCACACTTCACTCTCTGCCCTGGATATCAGGACACACAGGGCAGGAGTTCCAGAGGCAGTTACACTCCATGGACAAAGCCTCATCTACAGAGTGGAACTCTAGGTTACTCTGATCACTTCATGCAGGCACAGGATATTACTACTGCAGGTTTGGATAAAGAGCAGCACAACATAAACACCACCAGGGCTATTAAGAGCAGTAAACTGTTACAGCTCCTGATACTTTGCAGAGTATCCTGTgacacacagcacagagctTGACTTGCAAACACACACTACAGCTCAACCCTCTCCTCTGGTTGCATGGCACAGTTGGGAATGCCAAGGGAATTAAGGCCAACATGTAGCTCACTTGCAGGGCACAGCTATGAAAAGGAAAGGTCAAAGTCTCTTGAACCACATTTTGCAAGAAACCTTATCTTCAGGCTCCTCTAAATAAGGGAGATAAGGAATCATTGCCTTTGCCTCTAGCTGCAAAGAAATCCGAGCTCCTTTGGCTCTCTGCAGTGATTTTGAAAGTGTTTCTTTATAGATCTGATGATCAAAGCAGGCAGTATCCCTCCCCCTGCATGTTAACCATGACCTGCCTTTAGTTCAGCCACAAAAGTATTCGCTCTGACGATGTCCAGTGTCGTAACACCAAAGATTTTGTTGGGATTATACACACCGTGCTTCTTGAAGACTTCTGAAGTTATTGGGATGGTAGAATTTACCTACAAGCAAGAAGAGGCAAGCACTGAATAAAAGCAGTTTAATAAACTTAGCATGAACTTAACAGGCCAATTAACAACCCGAACTATACTTCCAATTTGGAATCAACTGTAGCCAATTACTTTAATGCCTAAATTGAAGAGCAATTTACAGTCAGGCTGGAATAAAaatcattaattttaaataaccATTAAGACAATAAATTTGTTCATTCCCATTACAAAGGCTCCTCCCTTAGTGAGCTAAGGCTTTTATCCCAGCTAATACACCGGCTTGCATTATAACCAGTCACGCAGATTTGGAGATATTAAGCACTTTTATATCCAAGTTCCCTCTGAATTAAATACAGCCAAGAAAAATGGGTTAGTAGAACCAGGCTTTTAGTGCTTTTCTGCAAATACACTGCAGACCTTAAAGATGCTGGTGAAAATTAGTAGGAATTTGGATTACTCCTGTATTCTCAGTCTGGAATTTGATGAGGTTTTTCCTCTACATTCCAAGGTCTCCAGAAAACACTTACTGGGTTAGAAATAATACAGATCATGGCTTCTGGACAGTGCTTTGCACAGGCAGATGTCAAAGAGGCAACAATGCTGGCATTGGTGTTGAACAGGTCATCACGGGTCATACCTaaaacacagccagggcaggattGTAAGTTACCCACAGCTACCATCATGGGCAAGAAATCTAATCAAAACCCAATATTCTGCTCTGGACAGACATACATCAGCTTCTGGTTTCACAGATCAAGAACAAATTGTCCAGTTGCAGTAATGAACTGGCTCCAAATGTAACTCCTCTCACTAACAAAGAGATCAGCCCTTTTCAGGAGCAACCAGCCCAACTGCTCATTGTCAGAACTGGGTTCACTGAGGCTGCCTGAAGTACACTGTGACCACACAACCCACACCAGTGGTGCTCAGAGCAGCACAACTGCTCTCAAGATGAAGTCTCCTCCCTCTTTTAAGTCACTTCCACAACTACAGTTTAAATGCAAACTGCTGCGTGGAAAACATTGCTGGTTGTGTAAGTGCCACCCCCCATTTCTATTGCAGCAACTACTTTAACCATGAAAATGAAGATTCAGGAAGAGCTAGGCATTAAAGTCTAGAATTTTGTTATGTTCCTAATAGGATACTGGAAAGCAGAGTGGAAATGGAGCAGGTCAGAAACAATCTAGGAAGGCTAAACAGCATTTATTCAGCGATGCCCCGAGAAGTTGCTGTACAATTGACACAAAACAAAATGGATTCTTTCTCTTCTgctgaaaaatgaaacaaaagaacCAGTTTTTATGCCTTGAGCATTGCTCTGGGACTTAGGAGAGGGAGACTTAGGATCACTTGCATGAAAAATCTTTGCAGCTCAGCCCCAAGTAGGAACTCCAGAAATCAGTTCAGCCCATTTCACAGAGGACAGTCTAAGAGAGGCTGAATGAGCTGCCTGACACCACAAGGAGCTCTGGGGCAGGGGCATTAACAGACCACTTAGACCCCAAGAGACACAGCTCTATCTGAGTAGCAGAACTGCAGAGATCCACTTcaaagcagccctggggcttTCCAACAAAGGGAACATACCTGGTTTTCTAGGAACTCCCGCAGGAATAACAACAACATCACAGCCCTTCAGACATTCTGGCAACTGCTCAGGTCCCATGAAGCCTGAAATGGAAGACAGTCAGGCATTATGTTTTCAACAGTTACTAAATAGCTGACACTTTGAAGTACAAAATCATGCCCAGAGGCATCCAAGTCCTTTTATTAATTTAACCTTCAATTCAGACTTAAtgctgaaaagcaaagaaatgcaATTATGGATGGATCCCATTTGATGTTTTATCCTTGTTTCAAAACTTACAGAAGGAGAGTGGTGAGAATCTCACATTCACCTGTTTTCCAAACTCCCAGTTCTTCCTGCTATGTGTATTTACTCTCCAAAAGCCTTGGCACTAGAGTCAGTGCCCCCAAAGAACTGCAGACAGGCACATTCATGTAAAATGTCACCTTTTGGTGATCTTCAGATAAAAGAAAGATGAGCAGGTTAAGTTTTGATTTCATCAGAATCCAAGAGAAAAGAAGCACATGGAATTCACGTGGACATCCAGGGAGTGTTAAATCTGTTTGTAGCCAAACTTTTAAATTCAACACTCTTGAGATAATTTCACTGAGTGTTTCCTGCCAGATATCACAAATTCCCCTTCAACAGTGCAACCACAGCCCATTTTCATCTCCATACACATCAATCTAATCAGCTAAACCTTAATTAATCATTCACTGCTTGAGGAAAAAGCTACTTAAATTGATACTAGGCTTCAGGATCAGTGGGTTAAAGATTTCCCCTCACAAGCAATGGGCATTCAGGGTCAGCCACCCCTTTGGGAGGATCCCTTTGGAACACAGGCCATTCCCATGGTACCTTTGACACTGGCTCTGGTCTCAATGTGGCTGAGGTCAGCTGCCACGCCGGGAGTGTGAGCGATGTCGTAGAGGCTGAGCTTGCTCACCAGAGGGCTGTTCttcaggagcagggacaggggctgcCCAATGCCCCCTGAggcccccagcactgccaccttGGCATTGTTCTGTGCAAAAGAGACAACAAAGACGTTGTGGAGGTGTTCTGGCAGTTACCCCAACAGTGACCTTGGGGATTTCACCACTCCTTCTTTACTTTTAGTTCTATTTCTCAATTTTTTACCAAGCACTATGTAAACTTGATAGTCTAAGCCTACAGAAAATGACCCTCACAGCAGCCTCCCAGAGATCCTTCAGGTTTATTGGTAGGACAAGTTGGAGGAAATGGTTACTTGTGATCTGAAGCTCAAAAGGGAAGCAAGGCTAGCACAAAGGAACCCAAAGGATCTCCCTTCTCCCAAGGGAAATGCCTGCCTGAGACCAATACCTGCCACCCTGTGGGCCCACGCCTGATTTAGGGCAAATGTGGTCCATAGTTTTTCTAGTTTATGTTGCCAGTATCAAAAAAATATGCCTTCCATTTGGCAAATCAATGCATTTAATGGACTGCAGTAAATGTAATAACCACTGCATATTTTGTGCACATTGTGAAGAAAATGTTTACACCTGAAGTAAATTCAAAATAGCACCTGCAGGTGCCTCAACATTGAGGACTGAGAACTTTAAATGACTACAATTTCCAGCTTTAATCATGGCTGAGAATCAAGAAAAATCCACTCTACTTGGCTGCCTGGTGAACCAATTTTATCCTCACTCAGGTACTGGCAGGGTGTAATTTCTCTCAGAAATGCCTGTTTGCACAGTGTTGCTACACAAGAGGAAAGCTACTTCCAGGGGCCAGAACAACCTTAAAGTGCAACACTCTGCCAAGGTGATGGAAAACTCCTGTGGAGATCTAACAAGCAATTACTGCTGAGAAAGCCATTCTTTATCACCAGATAAAGCCATAATAAATAGCTCCACGTCCCTTCATGAACAGCTTAATTACTGTGCTATGATGGGAAATGATCTACCCAGCAACTGGACCAGACTAACCTCAGCCCAGTTTTCTTGCTATTGTAAGAAATATAATTTTGCATAAAAGTCCTTAAGAGGAAGCAAAGTCTGGCATGAGTCACTGCTGAGCCCCGTTTGTGACTGAGCTGACACCGTGGGGTCAAAACCTCACTGCTAATACATACAGTTCCCATTAAAAGACTTTGACAAGGCTCTCCTGTACAGTACATCTTCACAGCTGCAATAATCACTCTTTTACATCCCACCAGGACTATTAACATTGGCTAGAGGTCGGTCTCTATCcatgcagccacagcagcagaggtTTGGGGCCAGCACAGTGGATTTCAGCACAAGAAGGATTACTGCTAAACCCCAGCCAGTTTCAGTTCTTAACACCTTCGCAACGCAGGGGCATATTTGCACTAGAGGGAGGAAGCAGCAAACCCATCACCCTctgcacaccatcagagagagGAGTTCATACAGGATTATCACACTCACagctggctggagcagggcggGAGTTGTTGGGCCAAGACCCGCACGTCCCCGGCCCCAGAACGGCGGTGTCACCGGGCACAGCAGCACCGAGccgcccagcccagccccgctccgcaacctccccgcgccccctcccctgcctgaggcagcagcaccgACACCGATACACACCCCCAACCCCTCTCCGAGGAGGGGGCTGGGCTCCACCCGAGCCCCGCAGCCCCTCACTGGGGAGGGCCCCGGCTCCACAGTCCCCTCACTGAGGCCCCTTCACCGAGGGTGTGCGGCCCTCACCGGGCTCCACCcgagccctgcagcccctctccGAGGAGGGGTCTGGGCTCCACTCGAGCCCTGCAGTCCGTCGCCGAGGAGACCCGGGGTTCCGCAGCCCCTCACCGAGGAGGGCCGGGACTCCCTCCCGGCCTCACAGTCCCTCACCGAGGGCCTGCGCTCCACCCGAGCCCTGCAGCCCCGCAGGAGGAGCTGCGTCCAACCTTGGCCCTGCAGGCCCAGAGCGGAGAACGACCGGGCCTGCATCCCCGCCCTGCACCCCTTCACCGGGCAGAGCCTGTGCTCCACAGCCCCTTCACCGAGCAGCACCGGGGCTCttcccggggccctccccgagCTCCGCAGCAGCCCCAGAACCGAGGAGGAAGCGCGGGGCTTCCCCCCGAGCGGCGGGGAGCGGTGCCCGTGTGCGGGCGGGTACCTGTGCGGAGGTGGCGATGCCGCGGCGCAGGGCGGTGGCGGTGCTGAGGCGGGACAGCATGGCGGGCACGGCGGGCGcgagcggcggctgcggcggcaCCGGTGACTCCAACGACCTCCACGGCCTGCGAGGCGCATGCGCGGCCCCGCCCTCAACTCTCGCGAGACTTCCTCCCGCGGcggaaagggaaaggggggaaagtcTCGCGAGATCCCGCCTGAGGTAACCGTGGAGACCGGCGGGCGTCGCTGCCTGCGGCCGGGCGGGAAGGGGGGAGCGGGGTGTCGCGATAATCGGCGACAGCCGAGCGGATGGGGGATGGCGGGGGTGATGGTCTGCGAGCCCCGACACCTCTACAACATCATCAACCAGTACCGGTGGAGATCCCGGCTGACGGAGCCCAACTACCTGTGCCTGCTGGGTGAGGCCGCGGCGCaggcctgtccctgctgctgctcctgcctctgcctAACCCtgtccctcctcctgcctgctcatgcccctcccagcccctgccctgcctgctgcttccCCTGCCTGCTTCTTGTGCCCCAGTTCCTGCTCTTGTCCCCGCCTCACCCCGCCTGCTGCTGTCTTCCCCTGCCTGTACctgcccctgcctgcagccagccactGTGCTCAGCCCCGGCAGATATCCTGAGCCAACGGGGCTCGTGAGGAAAAGCACACACATCACTTCTTGTAATTTCTGGGACCTTGCACTTGGGGCCTTCCTCCCATCCCATTTCAGGTGCCATGACCTGGTGCTGCTTCGGCTTTCCTCAGGTCCAACTCTCCCTGCTCTGATCAGTCCCATGGATACACACTctcccctgctgctcccagaggtGCTAGAGCTGGACAAGATTTCTCAACGATTACACAAAGATTCCTGATAACCACTTCCATTTTGCATAGTGCCAATACCCCCAAAAGGGTGCCTGATGTTGCAATGTCATTAAATATTTTGGTAAGGGAGTCAGCCAGTTTGGGAGTGGTGGTGGGGTCTTTCCAGTGCCCCtctccccagagcagcagaggcagagctgctgggcacaggtcagagcaggcacagggcagagcacaggattgatgctgggaatgctgcaggaGCACACTTGGGTCAGGACTAACAGTGCTGGTTATCACGTGGTGTTACACACAGACCCACATCAGCCCTGGAGTTTGTTATACCCACACCAGAAGGCCTCAgtttctaaaaaaa
This region of Aphelocoma coerulescens isolate FSJ_1873_10779 chromosome 19, UR_Acoe_1.0, whole genome shotgun sequence genomic DNA includes:
- the MDH2 gene encoding malate dehydrogenase, mitochondrial, with translation MLSRLSTATALRRGIATSAQNNAKVAVLGASGGIGQPLSLLLKNSPLVSKLSLYDIAHTPGVAADLSHIETRASVKGFMGPEQLPECLKGCDVVVIPAGVPRKPGMTRDDLFNTNASIVASLTSACAKHCPEAMICIISNPVNSTIPITSEVFKKHGVYNPNKIFGVTTLDIVRANTFVAELKGLDPARVTVPVIGGHAGKTIIPLISQCTPKVEFPQDQLEKLTARIQEAGTEVVQAKAGAGSATLSMAYAGARFVFSLLDAMNGKQGVVECAFVRSDVTESPYFSTPLQLGKKGVEKNLGLGKLSPFEEKMVAAAMSELKASIKKGEEFAKNFK